The window GAACGTCGCACGGGTAGTTTATCAGCTCTTAATATGAACGTATGCGCGATCCGATTTCGCTGCTCGCGCAAGGCTGATAGCGTGCTGCGTCAAAAGCGGACAGTCATGCCGACGTGACTCGCCGTGAACCCAAGCCGCTTGTAGAAGCGCTGCGCATCCGTTCGCGTCTGATGCGTCAGCAGTTCGACGAGATTGCAGCCGCGCGCTTTCGCTTCCGTCACCGCCCATTGCACCAATTGCTCGCCGATGCCGCGGCTGCGGCAATCGGAAGCAACGCGGACGTCTTCGAGCAGACCGCGCAGGCCGCCTTGCGAGCTGAGACCCGGCAGGATCGCAAGTTGCAGGCAGCCGACCACCCTGCCCTCGCTCTCGGCAACCACGAGCTGGATATTTTGGTCGCGCTCGACGCGCGCGAATGCCTCGTAATAGGACCCAGGCAACGGGTCTTCCACGCGCTCGCGTGCGCTCCCGAGATGATCGTCGGCGAGCATCGCCACGATCGCAGCAACATCCTCGCGGCGCGCGGGACGAATGGAGACAGATTCGGCGTTCATTGAGTTACTCCTGCCTCGCGCGCCTAACGCAGCTTGGGGAGCCCGAGAAAGGCCTCGGCTTCGCCGATCCAGCGGCGGATGGCGGCATAAC of the Bradyrhizobium sp. WSM1417 genome contains:
- a CDS encoding GNAT family N-acetyltransferase; the protein is MNAESVSIRPARREDVAAIVAMLADDHLGSARERVEDPLPGSYYEAFARVERDQNIQLVVAESEGRVVGCLQLAILPGLSSQGGLRGLLEDVRVASDCRSRGIGEQLVQWAVTEAKARGCNLVELLTHQTRTDAQRFYKRLGFTASHVGMTVRF